In Xiphophorus couchianus chromosome 8, X_couchianus-1.0, whole genome shotgun sequence, the following proteins share a genomic window:
- the LOC114150086 gene encoding eosinophil peroxidase-like, producing MLLSVLLVLGLCLVPSQSKPKEERLGSPFLQKCFEEAKKIVDDAYKYSREESLRRVRKDVVQPHDALRLLKQPRGVTRSAVRSADYMAQTLRLVQEKVHRVHKRSLNATDLLTEQDLKELARITGCEAQIRNPPCHNTPNMNKYRTITSVCNNLQNPRLGASNTPFTRWLPSEYDDGISQPKGWNKTRRFNNFLLPLVRLVSNNILSTTDAGVVNDTEYTHMVTLFGQWNDHDLTFTPFSPSIRSFSNGLNCDESCEQSEPCIPIPIPPGDPRLPSRPDSCIPAFRSAPACGTGYSAFNFGGEPSKREQINSLTAFLDLGQVYGADEKLALNLRDLTSDAGLLRVNTEFRDNGRELLPFHPLQVQMCATRRRITNDTNAREVPCFIAGDGRVAENIALTSLHTLFVREHNRLARQLKRLNQHWDSETLYQEARKIMGAYTQTFVFRDYLPHIVGPDAMRRQLGRYPGYNSNVDPSISNVFATAAYRFAHLAIQPVLFRLDPNNREHPRFPSVPLFKAFFTPWRVIFEGGIDPLLRGLIGRPAKLNTQDHMMVNALRERLFQFVMHLALDLGSLNMQRSRDHGLPGYNAWRRFCGLSQPSNQAELAQVLRNPTLAQKLLELYGTPDNIDVWLGGVAEPFVPGGRVGPLFACLIATQFQRIRQGDRLWHENPGVFTPQQRQALSAVTLSRIICDNTGITSVPSDAFSVVSNSNRLVQCSTLRRLDLTAWRERPSMLCDSGSSAGCSESSGRENPTQTDELNNLDPLDL from the exons aTGCTTCTCTCTGTCCTCCTTGTGCTGGGCCTCTGCCTGGTGCCCAGTCAATCCAAACCCAAGG AGGAAAGACTCGGCAGTCCTTTTCTTCAGAAATGCTTTgaagaagcaaagaaaataGTAGACGACGCATACAAATACTCAAGAGAAGA GAGCCTCAGACGGGTCCGCAAGGATGTGGTGCAGCCGCATGACGCTCTTCGTCTCCTGAAGCAGCCTCGTGGAGTGACTCGTTCAGCCGTGCGTTCTGCTGACTACATGGCACAGACTCTCCGTTTGGTCCAAGAGAAAGTACATCGTGTGCACAAGCGCTCCCTCAATGCAACAG ATTTACTCACGGAACAAGATTTGAAAGAACTTGCCCGGATTACTGGATGTGAGGCTCAAATCAGGAATCCACCATGTCACAACACACCCAATATGAACAAGTATCGCACAATCACCAGCGTCTGCAACAACTT ACAAAACCCTCGCCTTGGTGCCTCCAACACCCCATTCACCCGCTGGTTGCCCTCTGAGTACGATGATGGCATCTCCCAACCAAAAGGATGGAACAAAACCCGCAGATTCAACAACTTCTTGCTGCCATTG GTGCGGCTGGTGTCCAATAACATCTTGAGCACAACAGATGCAGGCGTTGTCAATGACACAGAGTACACTCACATGGTGACCTTGTTTGGCCAGTGGAATGACCATGACCTCACCTTCACACCATTTTCACCAAGTATTCGCTCCTTTAGCAATGGACTGAACTGCGACGAAAGTTGCGAGCAAAGTGAGCCATGCATCCCTATCCCG ATCCCTCCTGGAGATCCCCGGCTTCCTTCCCGCCCAGATAGCTGCATCCCAGCCTTTAGATCTGCTCCTGCCTGTGGAACGGGTTACTCTGCATTTAATTTTGGTGGAGAACCCAGCAAGAGGGAGCAGATCAATTCACTGACGGCCTTTCTGGATCTGGGGCAAGTATATGGCGCAGACGAGAAGCTTGCCCTGAACCTTCGTGACCTCACCAGTGATGCCGGCCTGCTGCGCGTCAACACCGAATTCAGGGACAACGGACGGGAGCTGCTGCCCTTCCACCCCCTGCAGGTGCAAATGTGCGCCACCCGCAGGAGAATCACCAACGACACCAACGCCAGGGAGGTGCCCTGTTTTATTGCAG GTGATGGCCGAGTGGCTGAGAATATTGCCCTGACATCTCTCCACACCCTGTTTGTGCGTGAACACAACCGTTTGGCTCGTCAGCTGAAGAGGCTGAATCAACACTGGGACAGTGAGACTCTCTACCAAGAGGCCCGCAAAATCATGGGTGCTTACACCCAG ACGTTTGTTTTCAGGGATTATCTTCCTCACATAGTGGGTCCTGATGCAATGCGCAGACAGCTCGGACGTTACCCTGGCTACAACTCCAATGTTGACCCCAGCATCTCCAATGTGTTTGCGACAGCCGCTTACCGTTTCGCTCACCTGGCAATCCAGCCAGTTTTGTTCCGACTGGATCCAAACAACAGAGAGCACCCTCGTTTCCCCAGTGTCCCCCTGTTCAAGGCTTTCTTCACCCCCTGGAGAGTCATTTTCGAAG GCGGTATCGACCCTTTGCTGCGTGGTCTGATAGGTCGTCCTGCTAAATTGAACACCCAGGATCACATGATGGTGAATGCTCTGAGGGAGAGGTTATTCCAGTTTGTGATGCACCTGGCTCTGGACCTGGGTTCTCTGAACATGCAGAGAAGTCGTGATCACGGCCTGCCTG GCTACAATGCCTGGCGCAGGTTCTGTGGTCTGTCCCAGCCTAGTAACCAAGCAGAGCTGGCTCAGGTTTTGAGGAATCCCACACTGGctcagaagctgctggagctcTACGGGACCCCCGACAACATTGACGTGTGGCTTGGAGGTGTTGCAGAGCCATTTGTGCCTGGCGGCCGCGTGGGTCCTCTGTTCGCCTGCCTCATTGCAACTCAGTTCCAGAGGATTCGTCAGGGTGACAG ACTGTGGCACGAGAACCCTGGCGTTTTCACGCCACAGCAGAGGCAGGCTCTGTCTGCTGTTACACTCTCCAGAATCATCTGTGACAACACCGGCATCACATCTGTGCCCAGTGATGCTTTCAGCGTCGTCTCAAATAGCAACCGTCTGGTGCAGTGCTCCACTCTGCGTCGCCTGGATCTTACTGCATGGAGGGAGAGACCCTCCATGCTCTGTGACTCCG GATCCTCTGCTGGTTGTTCAGAGTCCAGTGGCAGAGAG AACCCAACCCAGACGGACGAACTGAACAATCTGGACCCTCTGGATCTCTAG